The nucleotide sequence GACCAATGAATTCGTGGTGTATCCGGCGCATGGCGTCGGCCAGATTCTCGCGATCGAAGAGCAGGAAATCGCCGGCGCGCGGCTTGAGCTTTTTGTGATCAACTTCATCAAGGACAAGATGACGTTGCGGGTGCCGACGGCGAAGGTCGCCAATGTCGGCATGCGCAAGCTGTCGGATCCCTCGCTCGTCAAGCGCGCACTGGAAACCCTCAAGGGCCGCGCGCGCATCAAGCGCACCATGTGGTCGCGCCGTGCGCAGGAATACGAAGCAAAGATCAATTCGGGCGACATCGTCGCGATTGCCGAAGTGGTGCGTGACCTGTTCCGCTCCGAGTCGCAGCCCGAGCAGTCCTACAGCGAACGGCAGCTTTACGAAGCCGCGCTCGATCGCCTGTCGCGCGAGATCGCCGTGGTTCAGCACGTCACCGAGACCGAAGCGGTCAAGGAGATCGAAGCCAACCTTGCCAAGAGCCCGCGTCGCGGCGCCAAGGCGGATGCTGACGCAGGTGCGGATGCAGCGGCTGATGAATCGGACGATGGCGACGGCGACGACTCGGTGTCGGCCGACGAAGCTGCCTGATCGGCCTCTAGCAATAATTTGGAATAAGAAAAGCCCGGCCACCGCGCCGGGCTTTTTGGTGCCGGGCTTTTTGCTGAAGGATCCTTGTCCGAAGATTCAGTCGACCACGATCTTCACGCGGTCGCGCGGCTTCAGGGTCGAGCGGGCATCGAGACCGTTCAGGACGCGGAATCGGTCGACCGGACGATCGACGCCCTGCATCCGGTGGGCCACCGATTCCACTGTATCGCCGGGCTGCACAGTGACGACTTTGATCCGCAGCGGCCGGGCCGCCTGGATCTCGGCCAGCGTGAGGCGCCGGAACGAATTCACCGTGTCGCGGAAGCTGCGATCGCCTTCCGGCGTTTTCTTCTTGGCCGCGAAAATGAAGCGATAGACGTCGCTGCCGAAACGCAGGGCGTAGATTCTGAACTGCCACTGATCGCCGCTGGCCGTCGCAGTCGCGGACGGAAAGCCATTGATGCTGGTATCCTCGGTCGACGACTTGTCGACGTTCTCCATCCAGCCGGAATTGAGATAGTCGCCGAGCGTCTGTTCCGCGGGGACCCGCACCACATCGAAGCGCATCGCCTGTGCGCCGCCTTCGCGCACGCCGACGACGGCCTGCGCCGTGTTCTCAAGCACGAACCCCTCCGGAACCTGGAACGTGAAGCCCAGCTTCGGATGCAGGAAGCGCCGCCCGCGCACAAAGCCTTCGCTCGGGTCTTCGCCGTAAACAAGATTGTCGATTGCGGAGAGATAGGCATCGCGATCACGTTCGCCGCCTTCCGGCGACGAATACTGACGCGCGCTCGACTGTGCGTTCTGCACCCGCTCCGGTGTCGCCGGGTGTGACGACAGAAAGTCCAGCGAACGCGGATCGGCGGGCGCACGGCCGGCCTTCAGCGCGGCGTTGCGCTCCATCGCGGTGAGAAAACGGGACGCGCCGAACGGATCGAACTTGGCGCGCGCTGCAATGCCGACGCCGATGCCGTCGGCTTCGAATTCCTGCGAGCGCGAAAAGCTTGCCATGGTCAGTTTGGTTTTCGCCAGCGCCAGCGCATTCATATCGGAATCGCTGCCCATGTCGGCGACCACGCGGGTGACGACGGCGGCCTGCTTGGCCTGATCCTCGCGGATCGCCGCATGCTTGGCCAAGACATGCGCCATCTCATGCGCGAGCACCGACGACAGTTCGGATGTATCGCTGGCGAGCGCGATCAGGCCGCGGGTGACATAAAGCTGTCCGGTCGGCAACGCGAAGGCATTGACCGCGCCGGAATTCAGGATCGTCACCTTGTAGGCGAGATCGGGCCGCTCGGACGCCGCGACGAGGCGATCGACGGTTTTGGTGATCAGGGCTTCCAGCCGCGGGTCGTCGTAGGATCCGCCATAGGACGCGAGTATGCGGCTATGCTCGCGTTCGGTCGCCGGAGTCTGGGCGGCGGGCTTGTTCGGCTTGATCGGTGCGAAGCTTGCGTTTGATGCGGTCTGGAATCGGCCGAGGTCGCCGCAGGCACTCAAACCCAACGACGCGCACAGGGCCGCCGCCGCGAAAACGCAGCGGGTGCTCCGTGGGTCTCGTTGGCTTGCAGGTGCCGCCACGTCTCTATTTACCCTCATCCTCAGGCACAAGTTCCCTTACGGCCAGATCGCCCGAGATCGTCCTGGCTGCGCCGATCAACTCGAGTTGCCCCGCGTGGGTGATTTCGATCCTCGGCCCGCCACGCTTCTCGATCCAGCCCCGAACTCGAATTCTCTTGCCTTTCAGGGACTTAAGGTCAATTCCAGCCGCTTCGACAGACGCTATCATGCGCCTTGAAATAGTCACGGCAAAGTCCCGTGTCCATCGGCGTCCGAAATTGACATAAAATGTCGCGCCGGCCAGCCGGGCCGACGAAACCGTCCCCTCCACCGCAGTAAAGCGTCCCAATCGAGCCAAAATATCGTCGGTGCTTTCCGCGTTTTTTAAGGCAGCGGAACCGGTCCAGATGCCGCGTCTTGCCGCACGCGCGGCAGCCTCGGCGGCCAGCAGCGCGCGGGAACATGCCGGGTCGCTGACGGTGGGCGACGCCAGCGCTTCGCCGCCCGTCAGCATCGCGAGTTGGATCGGCGTTGCCGATCCCTTCAAAGCGATAAAAGCCGGTTGCCGCCCGTAGCGATCCGGCGTGTCGTCGGAGCCGTACAGCGAGACGTCGCGGCCTTCGATCCGCGCGACCAGCATGGCCTTGCCGCGGTCCGTGCTGTCTGCAGCAAGCTCGATCCCGGCGAGGCGCACCTCGCGTCCGTCCTCAAGCCGAAAGGTTTTCGCATCGAGCACGCGGCTCACGCGGCCATCGCCCTGCAGCGCGAACGCGCATGCGGCAAGCGCCGGTTGAACGCAAGTACAGATGATCAACGCGATGCCTATC is from Afipia massiliensis and encodes:
- a CDS encoding CarD family transcriptional regulator — its product is MPNKKPAKTSAKAPAKPVAKPSKTVTKPVAKTAAPKAPVKTVAGKPAAKPVAAAPRVEEPKKPLTQRQGFKTNEFVVYPAHGVGQILAIEEQEIAGARLELFVINFIKDKMTLRVPTAKVANVGMRKLSDPSLVKRALETLKGRARIKRTMWSRRAQEYEAKINSGDIVAIAEVVRDLFRSESQPEQSYSERQLYEAALDRLSREIAVVQHVTETEAVKEIEANLAKSPRRGAKADADAGADAAADESDDGDGDDSVSADEAA
- a CDS encoding M48 family metalloprotease yields the protein MAAPASQRDPRSTRCVFAAAALCASLGLSACGDLGRFQTASNASFAPIKPNKPAAQTPATEREHSRILASYGGSYDDPRLEALITKTVDRLVAASERPDLAYKVTILNSGAVNAFALPTGQLYVTRGLIALASDTSELSSVLAHEMAHVLAKHAAIREDQAKQAAVVTRVVADMGSDSDMNALALAKTKLTMASFSRSQEFEADGIGVGIAARAKFDPFGASRFLTAMERNAALKAGRAPADPRSLDFLSSHPATPERVQNAQSSARQYSSPEGGERDRDAYLSAIDNLVYGEDPSEGFVRGRRFLHPKLGFTFQVPEGFVLENTAQAVVGVREGGAQAMRFDVVRVPAEQTLGDYLNSGWMENVDKSSTEDTSINGFPSATATASGDQWQFRIYALRFGSDVYRFIFAAKKKTPEGDRSFRDTVNSFRRLTLAEIQAARPLRIKVVTVQPGDTVESVAHRMQGVDRPVDRFRVLNGLDARSTLKPRDRVKIVVD
- a CDS encoding thermonuclease family protein, which encodes MSRRGKRIAGFAIGIALIICTCVQPALAACAFALQGDGRVSRVLDAKTFRLEDGREVRLAGIELAADSTDRGKAMLVARIEGRDVSLYGSDDTPDRYGRQPAFIALKGSATPIQLAMLTGGEALASPTVSDPACSRALLAAEAAARAARRGIWTGSAALKNAESTDDILARLGRFTAVEGTVSSARLAGATFYVNFGRRWTRDFAVTISRRMIASVEAAGIDLKSLKGKRIRVRGWIEKRGGPRIEITHAGQLELIGAARTISGDLAVRELVPEDEGK